The Heliangelus exortis chromosome 21, bHelExo1.hap1, whole genome shotgun sequence genome includes a window with the following:
- the FOXN1 gene encoding forkhead box protein N1, producing the protein MVSLLQDQSNIKFSSSDTLERDQQDLMKTQQDSVSPVQTDNPSYNCQSYESDSRTERRSSESSHSPSPASPAQDQIHGRYPTSQGIHCGKNKFKASFSTEKFRRYSYEESTVGNYDRFLKSSRNPFHPYKRQISEDVFQEGHQALPPEGSPFKNSRSIDGFEGLPGSTGPDESESFPTHIPNISTEQPWCNGLQYSTTGQDHSSQVMQDSDMKLRTSPLEGQPGLYCYQPQVQQMYCPSHPFHQYPSGGSYPVTYITSSHYPYQRIAPQSSQESQQPLFPKPIYSYSILIFMALKNSKTGSLPVSEIYNFMTEHFPYFKTAPDGWKNSVRHNLSLNKCFEKVENKSGNSSRKGCLWALNPAKIDKMQEELQKWKRKDPVAVRKSMAKPEELDTLIGDKSEKLRPSVLSCSPTGVAGASHSRQMAVQPHSLCEHSLSSGVPQPLHSIHTSGALHVKNTLPNLLGGQQTACYTSPQGFPQISSTLMQQSPDPQTLFPSGEAHSELRTQPSITQDSPLPAQTPPSCGVSLLTEHSTARTMQDTLMQEGDLSNDIDALNPSLTDFDLQGNLWEELKDDSLAVDPLVLISSSPTSSQCFPSHCQMENSSSNNVNIQNGTPHSSLPDLQLTTLYSAFMELDTVSPAYLTNSGSKPIALM; encoded by the exons ATGGTTTCACTACTCCAGGATCAATCAAatattaaattttcttcttcgGACACTCTGGAAAGGGACCAACAAGACCTCATGAAGACACAGCAGGATTCAGTATCCCCAGTTCAAACT GATAATCCTAGTTATAACTGCCAATCATATGAATCAGACAGCAGGACAGAAAGAAGGAGCTCAGAGTCTTCTCacagtcccagccctgcttctCCAGCCCAGGATCAAATTCATGGAAGATACCCTACAAGCCAAGGGATTCACTGTGGCAAGAACAAATTTAAAGCATCTTTCAGTACTGAAAAATTCAGACGGTACAGTTATGAGGAAAGTACTGTAGGGAATTATGACAGATTTctcaagagcagcagaaacccCTTTCACCCTTACAAGAGGCAGATCAGCGAAGATGTCTTCCAGGAAGGACATCAAGCCCTCCCACCAGAAGGTTCACCCTTCAAAAATTCTAGAAGTATTGATGGTTTTGAGGGTCTACCAGGATCTACAGGTCCTGATGAGTCAGAGTCATTTCCTACACACATTCCGAACATCTCAACAGAACAGCCATGGTGTAATGGCCTCCAGTACAGCACCACAGGACAAGATCACAGTTCACAAGTCAtg CAGGATTCAGACATGAAGCTTCGGACATCCCCACTGGAGGGGCAGCCTGGGTTGTATTGTTATCAGCCTCAAGTGCAGCAGATGTATTGCCCCTCACATCCTTTCCATCAG TATCCCTCAGGAGGCAGCTATCCTGTGACTTACATTACTTCTTCACACTACCCTTACCAAAGAATTGCTCCTCAAAGCAGTCAAGAATCCCAGCAGCCTCTCTTTCCCAAACCCATCTACTCATACAG catTCTGATCTTCATGGCACTCAAAAACAGCAAGACAGGGAGTTTGCCAGTCAGTGAGATTTACAATTTCATGACGGAACACTTTCCTTACTTTAAG ACAGCTCCAGATGGCTGGAAAAATTCTGTACGCCACAACTTATCTCTGAACAAATGCTTTGAGAAAGTTGAAAACAAGTCAGGCAATTCTTCTCGGAAAGGCTGTTTGTGGGCTCTGAATCCAGCCAAAATTGATAAGATGCAGGAGGAGCTTCAGAAATGGAAGAGGAAAGACCCAGTTGCTGTAAGGAAGAGTATGGCAAAACCAG AAGAACTTGACACACTGATAGGCGACAAAAGTGAAAAGCTGCGACCTTCAGTCCTGTCCTGCAGCCCGACTGGCGTTGCAGGTGCATCCCATTCCAGGCAGATGGCAGTCCAACCCCATTCCTTATGCGAGCATTCTCTTTCCTCCGGGGTACCCCAGCCACTACATAGCATCCACACATCAGGAGCTCTACATGTCAAGAACACATTACCAAATTTGCTCGGAGGTCAGCAAACTGCGTGCTATACATCACCACAGGGCTTTCCTCAGATCTCAAGTACGTTAATGCAACAGTCACCCGACCCTCAGACCCTGTTTCCTTCTGGGGAGGCTCACAGTGAACTGAGGACGCAGCCCAGCATCACCCAGGATTCTCCTCTGCCGGCCCAGACCCCCCCCAGCTGCGGTGTGAGTTTGCTGACAGAGCACTCCACAGCCAGGACAATGCAGGACACGCTCATGCAGGAAGGAGACCTCAGCAATGATATCGATGCTCTTAATCCATCCCTGACCGATTTTGATCTCCAAG GAAATCTTTGGGAGGAGCTGAAAGATGACAGCCTTGCTGTGGATCCCCTGGTTCTCATTTCATCATCCCCAACATCTTCCCAGTGTTTTCCTTCCCACTGCCAGAtggagaacagcagcagcaacaatgTCAACATCCAGAACGGGACCCCACATAGCAGCCTACCCGACCTACAGCTCACCACTCTTTACTCTGCCTTTATGGAACTGGATACAGTGTCTCCTGCCTACCTAACTAATTCTGGATCCAAACCTATAGCACTAATGTGA